The following coding sequences are from one Fibrobacterota bacterium window:
- a CDS encoding cation:proton antiporter, whose product MHTPFGLLLAQLSVVVGIAGTCGLLAKRLGQPAVIGEMAAGIALGPSLLGHFFPGFSQALFPPASLGTLNLLSQVGVILFLFSMGMEIDLASVRRHARQALFVSPAGIVVPFLLGAGAAAFLYSGIAPPQVPFPAFALFLGSALSVTAFPVLARILAERNLLATALGHTAMASAAVEDVIAWILLALIIAVAKAASPFSAAAVALAASAFTLAMLFVLRPAARRLPVLDPDGRPKRGAVLAALIVLFLSSLCTEAIGIHALFGAFLAGAAMPSQSAFRTFLRERLEYPASLFLLPVFFASTGLRTRVDSLTSAVDWGVFALLLALAVAGKLGGVSLASRAAGAPWREALALGALMNTRGLMELIVLNVGLDLGILPPRLFTLMVLVALVTTAMTGPLLDLILGKTPGQVSRALSPGSKASVPRGS is encoded by the coding sequence TTGCATACTCCTTTCGGATTGCTGCTGGCCCAGCTATCCGTAGTGGTGGGCATCGCCGGAACCTGCGGCTTGCTGGCGAAACGCTTGGGGCAACCCGCCGTGATCGGCGAGATGGCCGCGGGCATCGCCCTGGGCCCGTCCCTGCTGGGCCATTTTTTCCCCGGCTTTTCGCAAGCCTTGTTCCCGCCGGCGAGCCTAGGGACCTTGAACCTGCTCAGCCAAGTGGGCGTGATCCTGTTCCTGTTTTCCATGGGGATGGAGATCGATTTGGCTTCGGTGCGGCGGCATGCGCGGCAGGCGCTGTTCGTCAGCCCGGCGGGAATCGTCGTGCCCTTCCTATTGGGGGCGGGCGCGGCGGCCTTCCTCTACTCAGGCATCGCTCCGCCGCAAGTGCCCTTCCCCGCCTTCGCGCTATTCCTGGGAAGCGCATTGAGCGTCACGGCCTTCCCGGTGCTGGCCCGCATCCTGGCGGAACGGAACCTGCTGGCGACGGCTTTGGGGCATACCGCCATGGCCAGCGCCGCCGTGGAAGACGTGATCGCGTGGATCCTGCTGGCGTTGATCATCGCGGTAGCCAAGGCGGCTTCGCCCTTCTCCGCGGCCGCGGTGGCGCTGGCCGCCTCCGCCTTCACCCTGGCGATGTTGTTCGTGTTGCGGCCCGCCGCGCGCCGCCTGCCGGTGCTCGATCCCGATGGCCGGCCCAAACGGGGAGCGGTACTCGCCGCCCTGATCGTTCTCTTCTTGTCTTCCCTATGCACCGAGGCCATCGGCATCCACGCCTTGTTCGGGGCCTTCCTGGCGGGCGCGGCCATGCCTTCCCAATCGGCCTTCCGGACCTTCTTGCGCGAACGGTTGGAGTATCCGGCATCGCTTTTCCTGCTTCCCGTGTTTTTCGCCTCGACGGGTTTGCGCACTCGCGTGGATAGCCTCACGAGCGCGGTAGACTGGGGGGTCTTCGCGCTTTTATTGGCCTTGGCGGTGGCGGGCAAGCTGGGAGGCGTGAGCCTGGCTTCACGGGCCGCGGGTGCGCCTTGGCGCGAAGCCTTGGCCCTGGGGGCGCTCATGAATACCCGGGGATTGATGGAGTTGATCGTGTTGAACGTAGGGCTCGACCTGGGTATCCTGCCGCCCCGGTTATTCACCCTGATGGTCCTGGTGGCGCTGGTGACCACCGCCATGACCGGGCCCTTGCTCGATCTGATCCTCGGCAAAACGCCCGGGCAGGTATCCCGCGCGCTCAGCCCCGGATCAAAAGCAAGCGTCCCCCGCGGATCTTGA
- a CDS encoding cytochrome c oxidase subunit 3, giving the protein MATVTGLPEHHVAHHFDSAEQEFDSAKIGMWLFIASEIMMFGALFVGALLFHTLHHGGFAEGSAHLDWRFGAVNTFWLLTAGLTMGLAVVAAQAGQQAKVRMNLILSLIFAAGFLVTKSLEYAQKFEHGTLPGRLWHAHHGFTDPFSHVFFGFYFVMTGLHAVHVLVGMGLMIFALVRTSRTRFSRSYFTPIEMVAIYWALVDLVWVFLFPLLYLIR; this is encoded by the coding sequence ATGGCCACCGTAACCGGATTGCCCGAACACCACGTCGCCCATCATTTCGACTCCGCCGAACAGGAGTTCGATTCCGCCAAGATCGGCATGTGGTTGTTCATTGCCTCGGAAATAATGATGTTCGGCGCCTTGTTCGTCGGCGCCTTGCTCTTCCATACCTTGCACCATGGCGGTTTCGCCGAAGGTTCCGCCCATCTCGATTGGCGCTTCGGAGCGGTCAACACCTTCTGGTTGCTCACGGCCGGCCTTACCATGGGCTTGGCGGTTGTGGCCGCCCAGGCGGGCCAGCAAGCGAAGGTCCGCATGAACCTGATCTTGAGCCTGATCTTCGCCGCCGGCTTCCTGGTGACCAAGTCCCTGGAATACGCCCAGAAGTTCGAACACGGCACCCTCCCCGGCCGTTTGTGGCATGCCCACCACGGCTTCACCGACCCCTTCTCGCACGTGTTCTTCGGCTTCTACTTCGTCATGACGGGCCTGCATGCCGTCCACGTCCTGGTGGGCATGGGCCTGATGATCTTCGCCTTGGTCCGGACTTCGCGGACCCGTTTCAGCCGTTCCTATTTCACCCCCATCGAAATGGTCGCCATCTATTGGGCCCTGGTCGATTTGGTATGGGTCTTCCTGTTCCCCCTCCTTTATCTCATCAGGTAA
- a CDS encoding cbb3-type cytochrome c oxidase subunit I, which yields MIAHVHDNINYLKTKKGLMSWLVTVDHKRIGMMYLASILLFFITGGTFAFLFRLELWSPLKDFLTPDQYNQFFTLHGVIMVFLVVVPGIPAALGNFFVPIQIGAKDLAFPKLNLTSLYLYWIGAGIALWSIVAGHADQGWTMYAPYSLSQNPAVLWMMVAAFILGFSSILTGLNFIVTMHTMRAPGMTWYRMPLFLWAMYATGIMQIFATPVLAITLLLLLMENFFGIGIFDPALGGDPLLMQHFFWFYSHPAVYIIVVPGFGITSEIIAAFAKKDIFGYRFVAYSSVAIAIIGFVVWGHHMFVAGQSELADTIFSFLTFFTAIPSAIKVFNWTATLYKGSIDLKTPMLYALQFLWNFTIGGLTGIILAILSVDIHLHDTYFIVSHFHYVAMGSTMIAFIGGIHYWWPKMTGKMYNETVGKLASITVFIGFNVTFFVQLIMGSLGSPRRYYHYWDQFQIYHQISTVGVVILAVGLFTALINLIVSLWKGATAPANPWGAKTLEWQTDSPPPLYNFTETPIVTHGPYAFETEKA from the coding sequence ATGATTGCCCACGTACACGACAACATCAACTACCTCAAGACCAAGAAGGGCCTCATGTCCTGGTTGGTCACGGTGGACCATAAGCGCATCGGGATGATGTACCTGGCTTCCATCCTGCTTTTCTTCATCACCGGCGGGACTTTCGCTTTCCTGTTCCGGCTCGAGCTATGGAGCCCGCTCAAGGATTTTCTCACCCCGGATCAGTACAACCAGTTCTTCACCCTGCACGGCGTGATCATGGTGTTCCTGGTGGTGGTTCCCGGGATTCCGGCGGCCCTGGGCAATTTCTTCGTGCCCATCCAGATCGGCGCCAAGGATCTCGCTTTCCCCAAGTTGAACCTCACCAGCCTCTACCTATACTGGATCGGCGCCGGCATCGCGCTTTGGTCCATCGTCGCGGGTCATGCCGATCAGGGTTGGACCATGTACGCTCCATACTCCTTGTCCCAGAATCCCGCCGTACTGTGGATGATGGTGGCCGCCTTCATCCTGGGCTTCTCTTCCATCCTGACGGGCCTTAACTTCATCGTCACCATGCACACCATGCGCGCCCCGGGCATGACCTGGTACCGCATGCCCCTGTTCCTGTGGGCCATGTACGCCACCGGCATCATGCAGATTTTCGCGACTCCGGTTTTGGCCATCACGCTGTTGCTGTTGCTGATGGAAAACTTCTTCGGCATCGGCATCTTCGATCCGGCCTTGGGCGGGGATCCGCTCCTGATGCAGCACTTCTTCTGGTTCTACTCCCATCCTGCCGTATATATCATCGTGGTCCCGGGTTTCGGCATCACCTCGGAAATCATCGCCGCTTTCGCCAAGAAGGACATATTCGGATACCGCTTCGTCGCCTACTCCTCGGTGGCCATCGCCATCATCGGGTTCGTCGTTTGGGGCCATCACATGTTCGTGGCCGGCCAATCCGAACTGGCGGACACCATCTTTTCCTTCCTGACCTTCTTCACGGCGATCCCCTCGGCCATCAAGGTCTTCAACTGGACGGCTACCCTCTACAAGGGTTCCATCGACTTGAAGACCCCGATGCTGTACGCCCTGCAATTCCTGTGGAACTTCACCATCGGCGGCCTCACCGGGATCATCCTGGCCATCCTGTCGGTGGACATCCATTTGCATGACACCTATTTCATCGTATCCCATTTCCACTACGTAGCCATGGGCAGCACCATGATCGCCTTCATCGGCGGCATCCACTACTGGTGGCCGAAGATGACGGGCAAGATGTACAACGAGACTGTGGGCAAGCTGGCCTCCATCACCGTATTCATCGGCTTCAACGTCACCTTCTTCGTGCAGTTGATCATGGGTTCGCTTGGAAGCCCGCGCCGGTACTACCATTACTGGGATCAGTTCCAGATTTACCATCAGATCTCCACCGTAGGCGTGGTCATCCTCGCCGTCGGCTTGTTCACCGCCCTAATCAACCTTATCGTGTCCCTGTGGAAGGGCGCGACGGCCCCGGCCAATCCGTGGGGCGCCAAGACCTTGGAATGGCAGACGGATTCCCCGCCGCCGCTGTATAACTTTACCGAGACCCCTATCGTGACCCACGGTCCCTACGCCTTCGAGACGGAGAAAGCCTAA
- the coxB gene encoding cytochrome c oxidase subunit II, translating into MDNAKTFWLPEKASTFTSIVDPAFDLYLWISVFFFGLIVILITVFTFKYLRRRPDQLATAQITHNLTLELSWTIIPLIIVMALFFVGMKGFLHMRVAPSGYMQVNVKGQKWSWSFEYPAGAVNDTLVVPVNTPVKLAMTSRDVIHSFFIPAFRAKADVLPNRWNAIWFQATRTGVFPVECTQYCGTNHSYMWTAVKVVEPDVYQEWLANASDPGKGKTPEQFGALLYQKRGCNACHSIDGSKGVGPSWKGLYGRQETTNMGMVMVDEAYLKESMMVPTAKVVTGFQPVMPVFQGVLSDREIAALMAYIKSLK; encoded by the coding sequence ATGGATAACGCGAAAACGTTCTGGCTTCCCGAAAAGGCCTCCACCTTCACGAGCATCGTGGATCCGGCCTTCGATCTATACCTGTGGATTTCCGTATTCTTCTTCGGGCTCATCGTCATCTTGATCACGGTGTTCACCTTCAAGTACCTGCGCCGCCGCCCCGATCAGCTCGCCACCGCCCAGATCACGCACAACCTGACCTTGGAACTCAGCTGGACCATCATCCCGCTGATCATCGTGATGGCCCTGTTCTTCGTGGGCATGAAGGGATTCCTGCACATGCGCGTGGCGCCTTCGGGCTACATGCAGGTCAACGTGAAAGGCCAGAAATGGTCCTGGAGCTTCGAGTACCCCGCCGGCGCGGTCAACGATACCCTGGTGGTCCCGGTCAATACCCCGGTGAAGCTGGCCATGACCTCGCGGGACGTGATCCACAGCTTCTTCATTCCCGCTTTCCGCGCCAAGGCGGACGTGTTGCCCAACCGCTGGAACGCCATATGGTTCCAGGCCACCCGCACCGGCGTGTTCCCGGTGGAGTGCACCCAGTATTGCGGGACCAACCACTCCTACATGTGGACCGCCGTGAAGGTGGTAGAGCCGGACGTCTACCAGGAATGGCTGGCCAACGCCTCGGATCCGGGCAAGGGCAAGACTCCGGAGCAGTTCGGCGCCCTTCTGTACCAGAAGCGCGGATGCAATGCCTGCCATTCCATCGATGGATCCAAGGGCGTAGGGCCTTCCTGGAAGGGGCTGTACGGCCGCCAGGAAACGACCAATATGGGTATGGTGATGGTGGACGAGGCGTACCTGAAGGAATCCATGATGGTTCCTACGGCCAAGGTCGTCACCGGATTCCAACCCGTGATGCCGGTTTTCCAGGGCGTATTGTCGGACCGCGAAATCGCCGCCCTCATGGCCTACATCAAATCGTTGAAGTGA
- a CDS encoding SCO family protein, which translates to MLAVNRSVLILSGLALLGMGRGAHAFGGSYDTNREPTAGAEGQSLPASLVDVGIDEHLGDQVPLDAKFKDDEGKDVTLGAYFQPGKPVLLNFAYYQCPMLCNLVLKGMLDGMKKLTWTPGKEFEVVTISIDPRETQTLAAAKKQSHIEALGKPEAAAGWHFLTGNEKEIKRVTAAIGFKYQYLRNTNEFAHAAGIFTISPAGKISRYLYGVEFKHKDLRLALLDASAGRALSIGEKIEMFCYRYDPNAKGYVLFARNFMKGGGYVVAFGLFLFLGTLWRRELKRNKVPNRPVAAGTGA; encoded by the coding sequence ATGCTAGCCGTCAACCGCAGCGTCCTTATCCTGTCCGGTCTAGCCCTATTGGGCATGGGCCGGGGCGCGCATGCGTTCGGCGGCAGCTACGATACCAACCGCGAACCGACCGCCGGGGCGGAGGGCCAATCACTGCCCGCCAGCCTGGTCGACGTGGGTATCGATGAGCACCTCGGGGACCAGGTTCCCTTGGACGCGAAGTTCAAGGACGACGAAGGCAAGGACGTTACCCTGGGGGCCTACTTCCAACCCGGCAAGCCGGTCCTCCTCAATTTCGCCTATTATCAATGCCCCATGCTGTGCAACCTGGTATTAAAGGGGATGCTGGACGGCATGAAGAAGCTGACCTGGACCCCGGGCAAGGAGTTCGAGGTCGTAACCATCAGCATCGATCCGCGCGAAACGCAAACGCTGGCGGCCGCCAAAAAGCAGTCCCATATCGAAGCCTTGGGGAAGCCGGAGGCGGCGGCAGGCTGGCATTTCCTCACGGGGAACGAGAAGGAAATCAAACGGGTTACCGCCGCCATCGGTTTCAAATACCAGTACCTGAGGAACACCAACGAATTCGCGCATGCCGCGGGCATCTTCACCATCTCGCCGGCCGGCAAGATTTCCCGGTATCTGTACGGGGTGGAGTTCAAGCACAAGGATCTGCGCCTGGCCCTGTTGGACGCCAGCGCCGGCCGGGCCCTTTCCATCGGCGAGAAGATCGAGATGTTCTGCTACCGCTACGATCCGAACGCTAAGGGCTACGTCCTGTTCGCCCGGAACTTCATGAAGGGGGGCGGCTATGTGGTCGCCTTCGGGCTCTTCCTGTTCCTGGGAACCCTGTGGCGTCGCGAGTTGAAACGCAATAAAGTCCCCAATCGGCCGGTGGCCGCGGGGACGGGGGCCTGA
- a CDS encoding cytochrome c, with translation MKPQPRIALLAGLALAALLGCRGQTSDENPVWIKHGMEFQPKWLPYGKNTFTEDGRNMQTPPEGTVAVGLLKADDDYYRGGKDTAHYAANPLKIDMALLERGQDRFQIYCTPCHGRTGMGDGMVIKHGFPIPPPNFHDDRIVNMPDGQIFHTITYGVRNMPSYGKQVPEEDRWAIVAYLRALQRSTHATLNDVPENERANLK, from the coding sequence TTGAAACCCCAACCTCGCATCGCGCTTCTCGCCGGCCTCGCTCTCGCCGCCCTGCTGGGCTGCCGCGGCCAGACTTCGGATGAAAACCCGGTCTGGATCAAGCATGGCATGGAGTTCCAGCCCAAATGGCTGCCCTACGGGAAGAATACCTTCACCGAAGACGGCCGCAACATGCAGACGCCCCCGGAAGGCACCGTGGCGGTCGGCCTTCTGAAGGCCGACGACGATTATTATCGCGGCGGCAAGGACACGGCCCACTACGCCGCCAATCCGCTCAAGATCGATATGGCCCTTCTGGAACGCGGCCAGGATCGCTTCCAGATCTATTGCACCCCCTGCCATGGCCGCACCGGCATGGGCGACGGCATGGTCATCAAGCATGGTTTCCCGATCCCCCCGCCGAACTTCCACGATGATCGCATCGTGAACATGCCGGACGGGCAGATCTTCCATACCATCACCTACGGGGTCCGCAATATGCCTTCTTACGGCAAGCAGGTTCCCGAAGAGGATCGTTGGGCCATCGTGGCCTACCTCCGGGCCCTGCAGCGGTCCACCCATGCGACTCTCAACGACGTTCCCGAGAACGAACGCGCCAACCTGAAGTGA